In Chelmon rostratus isolate fCheRos1 chromosome 9, fCheRos1.pri, whole genome shotgun sequence, the following proteins share a genomic window:
- the LOC121611558 gene encoding probable pancreatic secretory proteinase inhibitor, translated as MFGRTLLLVCVAVFFCADAEDKSRLYRRPSCGGMSVTQACPLNYSPVCGSDGITYPNECSLCVHRLEKNADILIVMEGPC; from the exons ATGTTCGGCAGGACTCTTCTTCtcgtgtgtgttgctgttttcttctgtgcag ATGCTGAGGATAAATCCCGGCTCTACAGGAGG CCCTCCTGTGGTGGGATGAGTGTGACTCAGGCGTGTCCTCTGAACTATTCTCCAGTGTGTGGCAGTGATGGCATCACCTACCCAAACGAATGTtctctgtgtgtccacagact GGAGAAGAATGCTGACATTTTGATTGTGATGGAGGGGCCGTGTTGA